GAGCCCTGAGATCATGGTGGAACTCGACCAAGGCGCCGACGGCGTCGTGACCTTGCGGTTCCTGCCGCCCTATGGCGACAACGACGAGCGCGCCTATCTCGACGCGCTTGGGCTCGTCGGGCGGCTGGACAGGCGCTATGCGCTGCTGACCGTGTTCGGCGGCGGCGGCAAGCTGTCGGCGGCCGGTGAGCGCGAACAGGCGTTGTGGTTCAAGGCCACCCGCGACCAGATGAACCGGTGCTGCGCCGGCATCGCCATGATCCGCCCCGGCGCGACGGAAGCGACCGCCGCGGTGTTCCAGCGGCTCTGGCCCTTCCCGGTCTCGCTCGTGTCCGACGAGGCCGCCGGCCGCGCCGTCCTGCGCGCCCATCTCGGAGCCATCTCATGACGCTTGCGATCGACGACGCCCGACCGCCGGGCCGGATGCGCCTGTTCGTGGTTCTGGCCGGGCTCTATGTCGCCCAGGCGATCCCGTCCTATCTGTTCGCCGCCGCCATTCCGCCGATCATGCGCGAACAGGGCGTCTCGCGCACGGCCATCGGGTCGATCTCGCTCCTGTTCCTGCCACTGGTGCTGAAATTCCTCTGGGCGCCGCTGGTCGACCGCATCCGACCGCTGGCCCGCGCCCACCGGGCGAGCTGGGTGTTCCTCACCCAGGCCGGCATCGTCATCTGCATCCTCGGCCTCGTCGCCGTCGAGGTCACCGACGTGAAAGCGGTCCTGGCGATCGGCTTCGTCGCCTCTCTCCTGCTCGCCACCCAGGACATCGCCACCGACGGCTATGCCGCCAAACACCTGCCGGAACAGGACCGGGCGATCGGCAATGCCATTCAGGGCGGCGCGGTCGCCTTCGGCGTGGTGGTCGGCGGCACGCTCGGCCTGGTGCTCTACCACTATGCCGGCTGGGCCTGGATGCTGATGATCATCGCGGCGATTTCGGTGCTGCCGCTGGTCGCCGCCGTGATGATGCGCGAGGACGACCCGGCAGCCGCGGCGACGACACCGAGACCCTCGCTGATGGCCTTCCTGAAACGTCCGGAGGCGCGCCAGATCTTGTGGATCGCGCTGATCTACCGGGCGAGCGAAGGTTTCGTGAAGGCGATGGAAGGCCCCTATCTCGTCGATGTCGGCGTGCCGCTCAACCAGATCGGTTATCTCTCGGGAACCGCGGCGGCCACCGCCGGGCTTGCCGGCTCGGCCATTGCCGCCTGGCTGATCAAACGGCGGGGCCTGAGTTTCGTGCTCAGCCTGCTCGGCGGCATGCGCACCGTCTGCTTCCTGCTGTTCGCGCTGCACGCCTACGGGCTGATCACCGGCAAGGAGGCGCTGTTCGGCGCTGCGGGCTTCCAGACCTTGATCCGCTACATGGAGATCGTCGCGCTCTACAGCCTGTTCATGGCGGTGAGTTCATCCGAACAGCCGGGCACCGATTTCACCATTCTCGCCTGCGCCCAGCTGGTGGTTTATCTCGCCGGCTCGATGCTGTCAGGCCGCATCGCCGACTGGCTCGGTTATGGCGCGCTGTTCGCCCTGTCGACCGGTTTGTCCGCCATCGCCGTGCTGGCGACGCTGCGCATGTTGCGGCACGTCAGGCTCGGCCACAACGGCAGGCCGGCGCCGGCATGAGGTGATCGTCGAACCCTTCAGTCGGTCAGCCAGGTCAGCTCGACGATGAACTGGGCGCCCGGCACCTCGTCGGCCGTCCCCTCGCACATGATCCGGTCGCCGTCCGGCGTGCCGATCAGCCGGACGTGAACCTCGTCCTGGCCGAAGATCGTCTGCAGGCCCCGGCCCTGGCTGTGCCGATAGGTCCTGACCTCGAGCGTCACCCGGTTGCCCTCGTGGCCCTGCGTGCCGGTATAATAGAAGCCGCCGTCGCCGCCCCAGACCCGGCCGCCCTGGATGTGCAGCACGCCCGTGCCCCAGCCGAGCGGGCTCTGGAAGCGCAGCCTGTAAATCCCGTCACGCATATCGCGGGAGCCCTTTCCTGCCGCAAACCAGCAGGCTGACTAACCGTTCGGCGTGCCGCCGTCCATGCGCGGCGTGGCAGGGCCCGCGTGCTACGCCAGCCAGCGCTTGCGCCGGCGATAATGTTTCACCGCGTGGTAGTCGACCTTGTGATTGCCGCCGAGATAGGCCTCGGCGACATCGGGATTGCTGCTCAGCACCTCGGCCGCACCGCCCATCAGGATACGACCGTTCTCGATCAGATAGGCCTGTTCGGCGATGTCGAGTGCGGCCGCCGCGTTCTGTTCGACCAGCAGCACGGCGACGCCGCTGTCGGCATTGATGCTGCGGACGATGTCGAAGATCTCGTCGACCAGGAAGGGGGCGAGGCCGAGGCTCGGCTCGTCGAGCATCAGGAGTTTCGGTTCGGTCATCAGCGCCCGGCCGATGGCCAGCATCTGCTGCTCGCCGCCGGACAGGTAGCCGGCTTTCGCCTTGGCGCGCTGCTTCAGCCGCGGGAACATGCCGAAGACCTTGTCGATCAGCGCCGTGACATGGCCGCGGTCGCGATGCATGGAGGCCGCCGCGATCAGGTTCTCCTCCGGCGTCAGATGACCGAAGACGCGCCGGCCTTCCAGCACATGGGCAATGCCGCGCCTGACCCGGTCGGGCGGATCGAGCGCCAGGATGTCCTCGCCGGCAAAGCTCACCTCGCCGCGCGACACCTCGCCGCGCTCGGGCTTCAAGAGGCCGCTGATCGATTTCAGGATCGTGCTCTTGCCCGCCCCATTGGCGCCGAGCAGCGCCACGAGGCCACGCTCCGGCACCTCGATCGACACGCCTTTGACCGCCAGGAAGACGCGGTCATAGACCACCTCGACATTGTTGAGCGTGAGAAGGGCCATTCGGAACTCCGCTTAGATCCCGCTCCCCGGACCGCCGAAGCGATCGCGGGAAGCGGGACATATCCATGCATTCGGGCGCGCTCAGGCCGTCACTTGCCCGACCTGCGGAACTCTTCCGAATATTTGCGGATCTCGGCCCAGACGATGTCCTGGTTGGCGGTGAACCAGTCGGTCGCCGGCACGAATTTCGCGCCGTCCCAACGGGAGATCCGGCCGAGGCCGCCGCCCTGATGGTCTTCCTTGCTCACCGTCGTCGGCGGCAGCAATCCCTCGGCGGTGAAGTTGCTGATCGACCGCAGACCCTCGTTCAACCAGGGTCCGGTGACAGGGCCGTTCGGGGCTTTTTCGAAGGCCTTGCGGACGCCCTCGACCATCAACGAACCCATCTGGACGCCGTAATTGTAATAGCTGGTGCCGACCTTGGCCTCCGGACCCGCACCTTTGCCCTTGGCCACCACCTCGGCCAGGATGTCGCGGATCGGCTTCGGCTCGCGGCCGCTGACGCAGGGCTCGACCTTCAGGACGCCTTTGGCCGCCTCGCGGCCGACCACGTCCATGTCCGATTCCGAGATCCAGACGCTGGATGAGACACGGTCCATGCGCATGCCGTTGCGGATGGCTTCGGTCAGCGCCACGGTCTGGCCGACGCCGGCGCCCCAGAAGATGACGAAATCCGGCCTTGCCCGGCGCACCTGCGGCCAGATCGCGGCCTGGTCGTTGCCCGGCGGCGTGTAGGGGAAGGGCAGGAGCTCGAAACCGAGGCGCTGGGCCAGGACCTGCAGGATCGGCAGGGGCTCCTTGCCGAAGGGCGTGTCGATATGGACGAACACCACCTTCTTGCCGCGCAGGTTGCCGTTCTCGATCTGGCGGAAATAGTCGATGATCAGGCCGGCCTGGGTCCAGTAATTGATCGACAGCGGCAGCACGTAGGGAAAGCTCGTGCCGTCGGCCGCGTCGCTGCGTCCGGAATAGGCGGTCACCAGATTGACCTTGTCTTCCAGCGCGCGCGGCACCAGCGCTCGCGCCACCGGCGTCGACAGCGGGTCGATCAGCACCGAGCCCTCGCGCTTGCCGCGCTCGTAGGCCTCGATCGCCCGTGGCAGGTCGTTGGCATGATCCGACACGTCGGCGACGATGCGGTAGCCGTTGATGCCGCCGCGCTCGTTGACCAGGGTGAAATAGTCGCGCTGGCCCTGGTTATATTCCGAGGTCACGAAGGTGTAGATGCGCGTGAAGTCCTGGGACAGCGTGAACCGGACGACCTTTTCCTGGGCGAAGGCGCCCGTGGTGGAAACGGCCGGCGCGGCGAGCGCTGCCGCGGTCCCGGACAAGAAGATGCGACGGTTGACTGACATGACGTGTTTCCTCCGCCCTTTGTTTTGGTGCCGTTACCGTTGGGCGTGGCGGAACGGCCAGACGAGCAGATAATTCCGGAGATTGTCGTAGATCTTGGCGAGACCGAGCGGCTCGTAGAGCAGGAAGCCGATGACCAGCGCGCCATAGGCCATCAGGGGCACGTGGGCCCTGAGATCGATCGACATGCTGACCCCGAGCGTGGTCGAGATCAGGCCCATCAGGTTGTTCAGGACGATCGGCGCGAACAGGATGAGTGCTGCGCCGAAGAACGGCCCGAGCACGCTGCCGAGACCGCCGACGATCACCATGGCGAGCAGCTGGATCGACAATTCGATGTGGAACTGGTCCGGCGACACGGCGCGCAAATAACAGACCGCCAGAACCGAGCCGACGACGCCGCCGATGAACGAACTGACCCAGAAGGCGAGCAGCTTGTATTTGAAGGTGCTGACGCCGAGGATCTGCGCGGCATAGTCCTTCTCGCGCACCGCGGCCAGCGCCCGGCCGAAGCTGGTCCGGCGCACGTTGAGCATGAACAGGGTGACCAGGACGCAGACCGACAGCGCGACGAAATAGGTCTCGACGTCGCCGCGCACGCTGAATCCGAGGAAGCGCACCGGCGGCACCTGGATGGTGGCAAGCGAGCCGCCGCTGATCGCCGGGGTCTGCGAGATGACGAAATCGACGATATACTGCATGGCGAGCGTCGCCATGGCGAGATAGATGCCTTTGACGCGCAGCGCCGCGGCGCCGAAGATAATGCCGATGGTGGCGCTCAACAGGCCACCGGCGATCATCGCGATCTCCAGCGGCACGCCGTAGCGTACCAGATGCACCGAGCCATAGGCGCCGATCGCCATGACCGCGCCATAGCCGAGATGGATCTGGCCGGCACCGCCCATCACCAGGTTGAGCCCGAGCGCCGCGGTCGACCAGATCAGCCAGGGCAGCAGATAGCCGGCAAGATAGAGCCGGTCGAGGGTGAACGGCGCGAGCACCAGGAAGCCGAGCACCAGCAGGATCAGCCAGCGGTCGAACCGCAAGGGGAAGAGCTGGCGCTCGTCCTGGTAACGGGTGTGTCGGATGCCGGCGCGCCTGTAGAACATGGGACCCTAGACTCTCTCGATGTGCTCGCGGCCGAACAGGCCGTGAGGCTTCAGGAGCAAGGTGAGAAGGATGATGACGGAGGCGACGATGTCGCGGGTGCCGCCGCCGACAATGGGATCGATGATGCCGGTGGCGAGGCTTTCGGCGACCCCGACGATCAGTCCGGCAACCAGCACGCCGGGAATCGAATCGAGCCCGCCGAGAATGGCGATCGCCAGCGCCTTGATCAGCAAGAGCGACAGCGACCAGTCGACCCCTGGGTCGCCCCCCACAGGATGCCGGCGCCGGTGGCGGTCATCGCGCCGAGACCCCAGGCCACCGCGATGGCCTTTTCGACGCGGATGCCGACCGACCAGGAGGCGGTCTGGTCGTCGGCCACCGCGCGCATGACGATGCCGTAGCGCGAATTGAAGAACAGCAGCGACAAGAGGATCAGGCAGAACGAGATCGATCCGCCGATCATGGTCGAGCGGTTGATCAGCATTTCGCCAATGAAGATGGGCGTCTGGGGTATGCCGATATCGAGCCGCTTGACCGCCGCGCCGAACACCCCGGGCATCAGCCCGCGCAGCAGGATCTCGATGCCGAGCGTCAGCATGATGGTCATGATGACAGGCTGGCCGATCATCCGGCGCAGCGCGACGCGCTCGACCATGGTGCCGGCAAAGAACATGACGACGAGGGCCAGGGCAATGGCGAGCCACATCGGCGCGCCGAGACCCGCCGAGATCGCCCAGGTAATATAGGCACCGGTCATGCCGATGGCACCCTGCGCCAGATTGGCGAGGCCCGAGGTCTTGTAGATCAGCACGATGCCGAGCGAGACCAGCGCATACATCAGGCCGACAAAAGCGCCGCTGATGGCGAGTTCGGTGATGAGGATGAAATCCATCAGACGGGAACCTCGCTGATCGTGAGCGTGCGCCGGATCATCCCGTGCTCGCCGCTCTCATAGGTGATCGCGGCGTCGAACACGGTCTGCCGCTCGGTGCCGTAGAGCGCGTGGATCAGCGCGCCATAGGTGGTCTCGATGACGTTGCGGCGGAGCTTGCGCGTGCGGGTGATCTCGCCGTCGTCGGCGTCGAAATCCTTGTGCAGGTTGACGAAGCGGCGAACCCTCAGGCCCTCCGGCTGCAGCGTGTTGACATGGGCGACCACCGTCCCGATCAGGTCCATGACCTCGGGCTTCTGCGACAGGTCCGCATAGGAGGTGTAGGAGATCCGCCGCTCTTCGGCCCAGTGGCCGACCGCGTCGAAATCGATGCAGACGATAGCGGTGAGCCGGTCGCGCCCGGCGCCGATGACCGCGACATTGCGGATATAGGGGCTGAACTTCAGGCGGTTCTCGATGAAGTTCGGGATGTA
This portion of the Phreatobacter stygius genome encodes:
- a CDS encoding MFS transporter, translating into MTLAIDDARPPGRMRLFVVLAGLYVAQAIPSYLFAAAIPPIMREQGVSRTAIGSISLLFLPLVLKFLWAPLVDRIRPLARAHRASWVFLTQAGIVICILGLVAVEVTDVKAVLAIGFVASLLLATQDIATDGYAAKHLPEQDRAIGNAIQGGAVAFGVVVGGTLGLVLYHYAGWAWMLMIIAAISVLPLVAAVMMREDDPAAAATTPRPSLMAFLKRPEARQILWIALIYRASEGFVKAMEGPYLVDVGVPLNQIGYLSGTAAATAGLAGSAIAAWLIKRRGLSFVLSLLGGMRTVCFLLFALHAYGLITGKEALFGAAGFQTLIRYMEIVALYSLFMAVSSSEQPGTDFTILACAQLVVYLAGSMLSGRIADWLGYGALFALSTGLSAIAVLATLRMLRHVRLGHNGRPAPA
- a CDS encoding GrlR family regulatory protein yields the protein MRDGIYRLRFQSPLGWGTGVLHIQGGRVWGGDGGFYYTGTQGHEGNRVTLEVRTYRHSQGRGLQTIFGQDEVHVRLIGTPDGDRIMCEGTADEVPGAQFIVELTWLTD
- a CDS encoding ABC transporter ATP-binding protein — translated: MALLTLNNVEVVYDRVFLAVKGVSIEVPERGLVALLGANGAGKSTILKSISGLLKPERGEVSRGEVSFAGEDILALDPPDRVRRGIAHVLEGRRVFGHLTPEENLIAAASMHRDRGHVTALIDKVFGMFPRLKQRAKAKAGYLSGGEQQMLAIGRALMTEPKLLMLDEPSLGLAPFLVDEIFDIVRSINADSGVAVLLVEQNAAAALDIAEQAYLIENGRILMGGAAEVLSSNPDVAEAYLGGNHKVDYHAVKHYRRRKRWLA
- a CDS encoding ABC transporter substrate-binding protein — protein: MSVNRRIFLSGTAAALAAPAVSTTGAFAQEKVVRFTLSQDFTRIYTFVTSEYNQGQRDYFTLVNERGGINGYRIVADVSDHANDLPRAIEAYERGKREGSVLIDPLSTPVARALVPRALEDKVNLVTAYSGRSDAADGTSFPYVLPLSINYWTQAGLIIDYFRQIENGNLRGKKVVFVHIDTPFGKEPLPILQVLAQRLGFELLPFPYTPPGNDQAAIWPQVRRARPDFVIFWGAGVGQTVALTEAIRNGMRMDRVSSSVWISESDMDVVGREAAKGVLKVEPCVSGREPKPIRDILAEVVAKGKGAGPEAKVGTSYYNYGVQMGSLMVEGVRKAFEKAPNGPVTGPWLNEGLRSISNFTAEGLLPPTTVSKEDHQGGGLGRISRWDGAKFVPATDWFTANQDIVWAEIRKYSEEFRRSGK
- a CDS encoding branched-chain amino acid ABC transporter permease produces the protein MFYRRAGIRHTRYQDERQLFPLRFDRWLILLVLGFLVLAPFTLDRLYLAGYLLPWLIWSTAALGLNLVMGGAGQIHLGYGAVMAIGAYGSVHLVRYGVPLEIAMIAGGLLSATIGIIFGAAALRVKGIYLAMATLAMQYIVDFVISQTPAISGGSLATIQVPPVRFLGFSVRGDVETYFVALSVCVLVTLFMLNVRRTSFGRALAAVREKDYAAQILGVSTFKYKLLAFWVSSFIGGVVGSVLAVCYLRAVSPDQFHIELSIQLLAMVIVGGLGSVLGPFFGAALILFAPIVLNNLMGLISTTLGVSMSIDLRAHVPLMAYGALVIGFLLYEPLGLAKIYDNLRNYLLVWPFRHAQR
- a CDS encoding branched-chain amino acid ABC transporter permease; the encoded protein is MDFILITELAISGAFVGLMYALVSLGIVLIYKTSGLANLAQGAIGMTGAYITWAISAGLGAPMWLAIALALVVMFFAGTMVERVALRRMIGQPVIMTIMLTLGIEILLRGLMPGVFGAAVKRLDIGIPQTPIFIGEMLINRSTMIGGSISFCLILLSLLFFNSRYGIVMRAVADDQTASWSVGIRVEKAIAVAWGLGAMTATGAGILWGATQGSTGRCRSC